One genomic region from Ornithinicoccus hortensis encodes:
- a CDS encoding alpha/beta hydrolase, translated as MSASPLIEATADLSSVLPSTRYFEIDSEGVGARFAVWVTLPLLYDREDTAYPLVFQADGNKAAPSTASAYGLLRDDPINPIKPFIQVCVGYPAEDAARLLAVRARDLLPPGEPLAPGADESTIERLPAAGILSEADARLYLEHLRDPHADRFLTFLTEELDPALRARYRVSDEGTGLHGFSYGGLFASYAALSTDHFDVVGAGSPGILMESTVLDLYDLAAKDPTRPTAGHLHVTVCERELTYASSYQDLVGQGAVELLARAGRNPVEGLTVTSAFTPTESHATGSAVSYFSFLRECYGAESVTGTLRRV; from the coding sequence TTGAGCGCATCCCCCCTGATCGAGGCAACCGCCGACCTGTCGTCGGTCCTGCCCAGCACCCGGTACTTCGAGATCGATTCGGAGGGCGTCGGCGCCCGCTTCGCCGTCTGGGTGACCCTGCCCTTGCTGTACGACCGGGAGGACACGGCATACCCCCTGGTGTTCCAGGCGGACGGCAACAAGGCCGCCCCGTCCACCGCCTCGGCATACGGCCTGTTGCGGGACGACCCGATCAACCCGATCAAACCGTTCATCCAGGTCTGTGTCGGTTACCCGGCCGAGGACGCCGCTCGGCTCCTGGCCGTCCGGGCCCGTGATCTGCTGCCACCCGGCGAGCCACTTGCGCCGGGGGCGGACGAGAGCACCATCGAACGGCTGCCGGCCGCCGGGATCCTCAGCGAGGCGGACGCCCGGCTCTACCTGGAGCACCTCCGCGACCCCCACGCCGACCGGTTCCTGACCTTCCTGACTGAGGAGCTGGACCCGGCACTGCGTGCCCGCTACCGAGTCAGCGACGAGGGGACCGGTTTGCACGGCTTTTCCTATGGCGGGTTGTTCGCCTCCTACGCCGCGCTGAGCACTGACCACTTCGACGTCGTGGGGGCCGGCAGCCCGGGCATCCTGATGGAGTCCACGGTGCTGGACCTCTATGACCTGGCCGCCAAGGATCCGACCCGTCCCACCGCCGGGCACCTGCACGTCACGGTGTGTGAGCGTGAGCTTACCTACGCCTCCAGCTACCAGGACCTGGTCGGGCAGGGCGCCGTCGAACTGCTGGCCCGGGCCGGTCGCAACCCGGTGGAGGGGCTCACGGTCACCAGTGCGTTCACGCCCACCGAGTCGCACGCCACCGGCAGCGCGGTCTCCTACTTCTCGTTCCTGCGGGAGTGCTACGGGGCCGAGAGCGTCACGGGGACGTTGCGGCGAGTATGA
- a CDS encoding putative F420-0 ABC transporter substrate-binding protein — protein sequence MRRPSHPTSPTFFAVACTVSLLAACGSAADGNGGDAGGSAGDGSAATDDTGEATYPVTVDNCGTTVEFTAPPERIVTIKSTSTELLLALGVSDRIVGQAFQDGPVPEQWADDAADIPTISDSAPGQETVLELEPDLVLAGWESNLAADTAGERDLLARLGVNSYVSPAACQEEAYRPDPLTFEVLFAQFEEAGQILGVPDAATDLVAQQRAELAQVQPLEPGTTALWWSSGGDTPYVGGGIGAPQMVMDAVGLENVAGDLDQTWSSLSWEAIIDADPDVFVLVDAAWNTADSKIEFLESTPATSELTAVREDRYLVLPFPASEAGVRSVPAVTELAAGLRDLGLGGDDASDGAGD from the coding sequence ATGCGCCGCCCGAGTCACCCCACCTCCCCCACGTTCTTCGCTGTGGCCTGCACGGTCTCCCTGCTCGCGGCGTGCGGGAGCGCGGCCGACGGCAACGGGGGCGACGCCGGCGGGTCCGCCGGGGACGGCTCCGCAGCCACCGACGACACGGGTGAGGCGACCTACCCGGTGACGGTCGACAACTGCGGCACCACGGTGGAGTTCACCGCGCCGCCGGAGCGGATCGTCACCATCAAGTCCACCTCGACCGAGCTGCTGCTGGCCCTCGGCGTCTCGGACCGGATCGTGGGGCAGGCCTTCCAGGACGGCCCGGTGCCAGAGCAGTGGGCCGACGATGCGGCCGACATCCCGACGATCTCGGACTCGGCACCCGGGCAGGAGACGGTGCTGGAGCTCGAGCCGGACCTGGTGCTGGCCGGGTGGGAGAGCAACCTGGCGGCGGACACCGCTGGCGAGCGGGACCTGCTGGCCAGGCTGGGGGTGAACAGCTACGTCTCGCCGGCGGCCTGCCAGGAGGAGGCCTACCGGCCGGACCCGCTGACCTTCGAGGTGCTGTTCGCCCAGTTCGAGGAGGCCGGACAGATCCTGGGGGTGCCGGACGCGGCCACCGACCTCGTGGCGCAGCAGCGGGCCGAGCTGGCGCAGGTGCAGCCGCTGGAGCCGGGCACCACGGCCCTGTGGTGGTCCTCCGGTGGTGACACCCCGTACGTCGGCGGCGGCATCGGTGCCCCGCAGATGGTGATGGACGCGGTCGGGCTGGAGAACGTGGCCGGCGACCTGGACCAGACCTGGAGCTCGCTGAGCTGGGAGGCGATCATCGACGCCGACCCGGACGTCTTCGTCCTGGTCGACGCGGCCTGGAACACCGCCGACTCCAAGATCGAGTTCCTGGAGTCCACCCCGGCCACCTCCGAGCTCACCGCGGTCCGCGAGGACCGCTACCTGGTGCTGCCGTTCCCGGCCAGCGAGGCCGGGGTGCGGTCGGTGCCCGCGGTCACCGAGCTCGCCGCGGGCCTGCGCGACCTGGGTCTCGGCGGGGACGACGCCAGCGACGGCGCCGGGGACTGA